In Longimicrobiales bacterium, one DNA window encodes the following:
- a CDS encoding sigma-70 family RNA polymerase sigma factor, giving the protein LERLDDCRDPAAFAGWLRRIVRNRARSVGRRERIRDTESLESAGSAASPRDPGRDLDRSETRRRLESALATLTEVQRRVVLMHDLEGYRHREIAVELDIPEGTVRSHLFFARRALREQLGDAGHREPHDG; this is encoded by the coding sequence GCTGGAGCGACTGGACGACTGTCGCGATCCGGCGGCGTTCGCGGGCTGGCTTCGGCGGATCGTGCGAAACCGGGCGCGTTCGGTCGGACGACGCGAGCGGATCCGGGACACGGAATCGCTGGAGAGCGCGGGCAGCGCGGCATCGCCGCGCGACCCCGGCCGCGACCTGGACCGATCGGAGACGCGGCGACGCCTCGAGTCGGCGCTGGCCACATTGACCGAAGTGCAGAGGCGGGTTGTGCTGATGCACGATCTGGAGGGATATCGCCACCGGGAGATTGCGGTGGAGCTGGACATACCGGAGGGAACGGTGCGCTCGCATCTGTTCTTTGCACGACGCGCACTCCGCGAGCAGCTCGGAGACGCGGGACACAGGGAGCCACACGATGGATGA
- a CDS encoding TolC family protein: MSRPIGNPVVRRSAAAFLSILTLAAADAAAQTPETVTLTLDETVRRTLLNSPQVVQAQGAVQTAGASELTAVGAFLPNLSVSSGAALSSTQRFDPNTNTNVTGSSDSYNAGISSSVDLFTGGRRGAQLTQARAETRASEASLVQQRYTVTRNAKAAWFDVARASDLIRSAEARLQRADEGLGAAQLRSQAGSATRSDVLRAELERANARQGLLQANNQKRAAMYALGRLVAIDGPVDVAGEQPLTAEELALSPDQLLELALAQAPAVVAAEANENAARAGIRVSRAQYMPSLNGSGSYNWNNDAPSFADLRSSWSLRMGLSFPVFNRFAREESVERSQVQATVARYQLDDARRATRASLEALLGTLETSRQAILIAQEALALAEEDLRVQQERYRLGVSTILEQVTSQENLVAAEISLISAQYDYQLALADLEALIGREL; encoded by the coding sequence ATGTCGCGACCCATCGGAAACCCTGTCGTGCGACGCAGCGCGGCCGCGTTTCTCTCGATCCTGACTCTCGCTGCCGCTGACGCTGCGGCGCAGACGCCGGAGACGGTCACGCTCACACTGGACGAGACGGTGCGCCGCACGCTCCTCAACAGTCCGCAGGTCGTACAGGCGCAGGGCGCGGTGCAGACGGCGGGCGCATCGGAGCTCACGGCCGTCGGTGCGTTTCTGCCGAACCTCAGCGTCAGCAGTGGTGCCGCGCTGTCGAGCACGCAGCGATTCGACCCGAACACGAATACGAACGTGACCGGCTCGAGCGACAGCTACAATGCCGGCATCAGCAGTTCCGTCGATCTGTTCACCGGCGGCCGGCGCGGGGCCCAGCTGACGCAGGCGCGTGCGGAGACGCGCGCATCCGAAGCGTCGCTGGTGCAGCAGCGCTACACGGTGACGCGCAACGCGAAAGCGGCCTGGTTCGACGTCGCGCGCGCGAGTGACCTGATACGCTCCGCGGAAGCGCGGCTGCAGCGTGCCGATGAGGGTCTGGGAGCGGCTCAGCTGCGCTCGCAGGCGGGCTCTGCCACGCGCTCCGATGTGCTGCGCGCCGAGCTCGAGCGCGCCAATGCGCGCCAGGGGCTGCTGCAGGCGAACAACCAGAAGCGGGCGGCGATGTATGCGCTCGGCCGCCTCGTGGCTATTGACGGCCCGGTCGACGTGGCGGGTGAGCAGCCGCTGACGGCGGAGGAGCTCGCCCTCTCACCGGACCAGCTGCTGGAGCTCGCGCTTGCGCAGGCGCCCGCGGTCGTAGCGGCCGAAGCGAACGAGAATGCCGCGCGTGCGGGCATACGTGTTTCGCGCGCGCAGTACATGCCGAGCCTGAACGGTTCCGGCAGCTACAACTGGAACAACGATGCCCCGTCGTTCGCGGACCTGCGCAGCAGCTGGTCGCTTCGGATGGGTCTGTCGTTCCCCGTATTCAACAGGTTCGCGCGCGAGGAGTCGGTCGAACGCTCGCAGGTGCAGGCGACGGTCGCGCGTTACCAGCTCGACGATGCACGCCGCGCCACGCGGGCCAGCCTGGAAGCGCTGCTCGGCACGCTCGAGACGTCGCGTCAGGCGATCCTGATCGCGCAGGAAGCGCTCGCACTCGCGGAAGAGGATCTGCGCGTGCAGCAGGAGCGGTACCGGCTCGGCGTATCGACGATCCTGGAGCAGGTGACGTCGCAGGAGAACCTGGTGGCTGCCGAGATCAGCCTGATCTCGGCACAGTACGACTATCAGCTCGCACTGGCCGACCTGGAGGCACTGATCGGCCGGGAGCTGTAG
- a CDS encoding efflux RND transporter periplasmic adaptor subunit: MKKWMKPAIALALVLVAVSAFMVRGREMPETEDSALEFAAAELRSLEVTAEAAGLIEPIRLVEVKSKASGEITALHVETGDAVKRGDLLGQVDPRDVRNTFAQAEADLAVAEARMATARAQKERSEELRKANVITEQEYESATFEEANARAQLVKARVNLDLARERLNDVTIRAPTDGIIISKTVEVGTIIQSASQNISGGSIIFTMADLSEMQVRTLVDETDLGKIQPGQQSRVSVEAFPGRTFLGTVLKIEPQAIVEQNVTMFPVLVHLQNGDGALKPGMNAEVVIEVARRENVTTIPNAAVVAMRDAAAAATMLGLDEEQVRGALRGGQAGRAPGDENGAAPAGGEGRAGARPAGERQAGAVQPAAERQGAGAERGGAAPAGMAQRPGGATEGGMPRQGQGMRSRAGIGNGDTRTGVVFVRKGETVEPRMTVLGLNDWDHTEVIRGLEPGEEVVLISVARLQQQQQDMLNRMRERTSGPFPGAGGGPGGRR; the protein is encoded by the coding sequence ATGAAGAAATGGATGAAGCCGGCTATCGCACTGGCGCTCGTGCTCGTGGCAGTGAGCGCATTCATGGTGCGCGGCCGTGAGATGCCGGAGACCGAAGATTCGGCGCTGGAGTTTGCGGCGGCCGAGCTGCGGTCACTGGAGGTGACGGCGGAGGCGGCCGGCCTCATCGAGCCGATCCGTCTCGTGGAAGTGAAGTCGAAGGCTTCGGGCGAGATCACGGCCCTGCACGTGGAGACGGGAGACGCCGTGAAGCGCGGCGACCTGCTGGGTCAGGTGGATCCGCGCGATGTCCGTAACACGTTCGCGCAGGCCGAAGCCGACCTGGCCGTTGCGGAGGCGCGGATGGCGACCGCGCGGGCGCAGAAGGAGCGCTCCGAGGAGCTGCGCAAGGCGAACGTCATCACCGAGCAGGAATACGAGTCGGCAACGTTCGAGGAGGCCAACGCCCGTGCGCAGCTGGTCAAGGCGCGTGTGAACCTGGATCTCGCACGCGAGCGTCTGAATGACGTCACGATCCGTGCGCCCACGGACGGCATCATCATCAGCAAGACCGTCGAGGTCGGCACGATCATTCAGTCGGCCAGCCAGAACATCTCCGGCGGCTCGATCATCTTCACGATGGCCGACCTTTCCGAGATGCAGGTGCGCACGCTCGTCGATGAGACGGACCTCGGCAAGATCCAGCCGGGACAGCAGTCGCGCGTGTCCGTCGAGGCCTTCCCGGGGCGCACGTTCCTCGGTACGGTCCTGAAGATCGAGCCGCAGGCGATCGTCGAGCAGAACGTGACGATGTTCCCGGTGCTCGTGCACCTGCAGAACGGTGATGGTGCACTGAAGCCAGGCATGAATGCGGAAGTGGTGATCGAGGTCGCCCGTCGCGAGAACGTGACGACCATCCCGAATGCTGCCGTCGTCGCCATGCGCGATGCCGCTGCGGCGGCGACGATGCTCGGTCTGGATGAGGAGCAGGTCCGTGGCGCGCTGCGCGGCGGCCAGGCAGGTCGCGCACCCGGGGACGAGAACGGTGCCGCTCCGGCTGGTGGTGAGGGCCGCGCTGGTGCCCGGCCCGCGGGCGAGCGTCAGGCTGGCGCTGTCCAGCCAGCCGCAGAGAGGCAGGGCGCAGGCGCGGAGCGCGGCGGAGCCGCACCGGCAGGCATGGCGCAGCGGCCGGGTGGCGCAACGGAAGGCGGCATGCCGCGACAGGGTCAGGGGATGCGCAGCCGCGCCGGTATCGGCAACGGCGATACACGCACGGGCGTCGTTTTCGTTCGGAAAGGCGAGACGGTCGAGCCACGCATGACGGTGCTCGGACTGAACGACTGGGACCACACGGAAGTGATCCGCGGTCTCGAGCCGGGCGAAGAGGTGGTGCTGATCTCGGTCGCACGGCTTCAGCAGCAGCAGCAGGACATGCTGAACCGGATGCGCGAGCGCACCTCCGGACCCTTCCCGGGAGCCGGCGGCGGCCCGGGCGGCCGGCGCTAG